A single genomic interval of Meles meles chromosome 9, mMelMel3.1 paternal haplotype, whole genome shotgun sequence harbors:
- the CHRNA1 gene encoding acetylcholine receptor subunit alpha, which yields MEPRPLLLLLGLCSAGLVLGSEHETRLVAKLFEDYNSVVRPVEDHRQAVEVTVGLQLIQLINVDEVNQIVTTNVRLKQQWVDYNLKWNPDDYGGVKKIHIPSEKIWRPDLVLYNNADGDFAIVKFTKVLLDYTGHITWTPPAIFKSYCEIIVTHFPFDEQNCSMKLGTWTYDGSVVAINPESDQPDLSNFMESGEWVIKESRGWKHWVFYACCPSTPYLDITYHFVMQRLPLYFIVNVIIPCLLFSFLTGLVFYLPTDSGEKMTLSISVLLSLTVFLLVIVELIPSTSSAVPLIGKYMLFTMVFVIASIIITVIVINTHHRSPSTHVMPDWVRKVFIDTIPNIMFFSTMKRPSREKQDKKIFTEDIDISDISGKPGPPPMGFHSPLIKHPEVKSAIEGVKYIAETMKSDQESNNAAEEWKYVAMVMDHILLGVFMLVCIVGTLAVFAGRLIELNQQG from the exons ATGGAGCCCCGGCCGCTCCTCCTGCTCCTCGGGCTCTGCTCAG CTGGCCTCGTCCTGGGCTCCGAACATGAGACCCGCCTGGTGGCCAAGCTCTTTGAAGATTACAACAGCGTGGTGCGGCCGGTAGAAGACCACCGCCAGGCTGTGGAGGTCACCGTGGGCCTACAGCTGATCCAGCTCATCAACGTG GACGAAGTAAATCAGATTGTGACAACCAACGTGCGACTGAAACAG CAATGGGTGGATTACAATCTGAAATGGAATCCAGACGACTATGGCGGcgtgaaaaaaatccacattccCTCGGAAAAGATCTGGCGCCCAGACCTCGTTCTCTATAACAA TGCAGACGGCGACTTTGCCATTGTCAAGTTCACCAAAGTGCTCCTGGACTACACTGGCCACATCACATGGACACCCCCGGCCATCTTCAAAAGCTACTGTGAGATCATCGTCACCCACTTTCCCTTTGACGAACAGAACTGCAGCATGAAGCTGGGCACCTGGACCTACGACGGCTCGGTGGTGGCCATCAACCCG GAAAGCGACCAACCAGACCTAAGCAACTTCATGGAAAGTGGAGAGTGGGTGATCAAGGAGTCCCGGGGCTggaagcactgggtgttctacgcctgctgcccctccaccccctacCTGGACATCACCTACCACTTCGTCATGCAGCGCCTGCCCCTCTACTTCATCGTCAATGTCATCATTCCCTGCCTGCTCTTCTCCTTCTTAACTGGCCTGGTGTTCTACCTGCCCACAGACTCAG GAGAGAAGATGACTCTGAGCATCTCGGTCCTGCTATCCTTAACCGTGTTCCTCCTGGTCATCGTGGAGCTGATCCCCTCCACCTCCAGTGCTGTGCCCTTGATTGGGAAATACATGCTGTTCACCATGGTGTTCGTCATCGCGtccatcatcatcaccgtcattgTCATCAACACACACCACCGCTCCCCCAGCACCCACGTCATGCCCGACTGGGTACGCAAG GTTTTTATCGACACTATCCCAAATATCATGTTCTTCTCCACAATGAAAAGACCCTCtagagaaaaacaagacaaaaagattTTTACAGAAGACATTGATATTTCTGACATTTCTGGGAAGCCAGGGCCTCCACCCATGGGTTTCCACTCTCCGCTGATCAAACACCCAGAGGTAAAAAGTGCCATCGAAGGAGTCAAATACATCGCAGAGACCATGAAGTCAGACCAGGAGTCCAATAAC gCGGCCGAGGAATGGAAGTATGTTGCAATGGTAATGGACCACATTCTCCTCGGAGTCTTCATGCTCGTCTGTATCGTTGGAACCCTGGCTGTGTTTGCAGGTCGGCTCATTGAATTAAATCAGCAAGGATGA